From one Grus americana isolate bGruAme1 chromosome 32, bGruAme1.mat, whole genome shotgun sequence genomic stretch:
- the LOC129198241 gene encoding ohanin-like encodes MEQESSGFGGCTGQGDVPGRVGSSGTPAHAWTLAPAQRCWGPAGGCDQLLSLLVAWRKFLLPQNPDVVTLDPNSAHSQLVLSADGRSVRRGRARQDLPDTPERFDTRCCVLGQEGFREGDSWWAVGVARDSVDRKGDADLSPAGGIWGLGHCEGHYEAWWERSVEAPATCSWVGEGRAAGTVEEQGAEAERGLGVLKVSRGCQEVG; translated from the exons ATGGAGCAGGAGAGCTCTGGGTTTGGGGGCTGCACTGG ccaaggcgatgtgcctggcagggtgggcagctcggggacACCAGCCCACGCCTGGACCCTCGCCCCTgcccagagatgctggggaCCGGCTGGGGGATGTGACCAGCTCTTGTCTCTCCTTGTAGCCTggagaaagtttctgcttcccCAGAATCCAG acGTGGTGACCCTGGATCCAAACTCGGCTCATTCCCAACTTGTCCTGTCAGCggatgggagaagtgtgagaaggggaagagcacggCAGGACCTGCCCGACACCCCTGAGAGATTTGACACtcggtgctgtgtgctgggccaggaggggttcagggag ggtgattcctggtgggctgtgggggtggccagggactcTGTGGACAGGAAGGGGGATGCGGAcctgagccctgcaggagggatCTGGGGACTGGGGCACTGCGAAGGGCACTAT GAagcctggtgggagaggagcgtGGAGGCACCCGCCACCTGCTCCTGGGTGGGCGAGGGTCGGGCAGCCGGCACTGTGGAGGAGCAAGGGgcggaggcagagagaggcctCGGGGTGCTGAAGGTCTCCCGTGGGTGCCAGGAGGTGGGGTGA
- the LOC129198240 gene encoding LOW QUALITY PROTEIN: butyrophilin subfamily 3 member A2-like (The sequence of the model RefSeq protein was modified relative to this genomic sequence to represent the inferred CDS: substituted 1 base at 1 genomic stop codon) has product MLLHSGRRCGSPRAPGGLLSYLVTLHVLRLGSADFRVVGPDRPLQVTVGQDVVLPCHLSPSMEARSLDIRWIRHPFSETVHHYXNGEDLYREQMEEYVGRTELVRDGLSRGSLDLRISGLRPSDDGQYVCTVTDDASYGEATVDVEVSATGSVPQLSLEAYEDGGIRVVCRSAGWYPQPEVLWKDLDGHRLPSVSQRLFLDSRGLYDIEGIIVVSNGNRHGKWSCVVRNSRLNQEQATSLHISSATMAARPCGAGSRFPTLL; this is encoded by the exons ATGCTTCTGCA ctccggACGCAGATGTGGCTCCCCGCGAGCCCCGGGGGGCCTCCTGAGTTATTTGGTGACTCTGCACGTCCTGCGGCTGGGATCAG ctGACTTCAGAGTGGTGGGACCAGACCGCCCTCTCCAGGTCACCGTGGGGCAGGATGTTgtgctgccatgtcacttgtccCCCAGCATGGAGGCTCGAAGCTTGGACATCAGGTGGATCCGGCATCCATTCTCTGAAACGGTGCACCACTACTGAAATGGAGAGGACCTGTACAGGGAGCAGATGGAGGAATATGTTGGGAGAACAGAGCTGGTCAGGGATGGTCTCTCCCGTGGAAGCCTGGACTTGCGAATCTCTGGGTTGAGACCCTCTGATGATGGTCAGTACGTCTGCACTGTGACAGATGATGcctcttatggagaagctaCGGTGGATGTGGAGGTGTCAG ccacaggctctgtccctcagctctccctggaggcttACGAGGACGGAGGCATCCGGGTGGTGTGTCGATCGGCCGGCTGGTACCCACAACcggaggtgctgtggaaagatcTCGACGGGCACCGTCTCCCCTCGGTCTCCCAGAGACTTTTCTTGGATTCAAGGGGCCTATACGATATCGAAGGCATCATTGTTGTGTCCAATGGGAACAGACATGGGAAGTGGTCCTGTGTGGTCAGGAACAGCCGCCTCAACCAGGAGCAGGCGACGTCCCTGCACATCTCAAGTGCAACGATGGCAGCCAGACCCTGCGGCGCTGGCAGCAGGTTTCCTACGTTGCTTTGA